DNA sequence from the Saimiri boliviensis isolate mSaiBol1 chromosome 5, mSaiBol1.pri, whole genome shotgun sequence genome:
TAAGGATGTGATGGAGAGTGACTAATTTAGATGGGATAGTTAGGAAAGTCTTCCTGAGGATATGAGTTTACGCTGAAACCTGGTTGACAAATAGGAGGCAATGCAAAGATCTGGATGACGAACATTCTGGGCCGAGGGAACAGTTAGTACCAAGGGTATTCAGAGCGCACAACCTTGGCATGACCAAGGAGCAGAGAACTCAAGAGTGCTGAGTGAggcaagggagaaggaaggggacaTCAGAAGAGGCTGGAGGCTGAGGGGACAAAACCACAACGGTCTCTTAGGGCTGGGTAACAAtttgggtcttcattctaaaAGCAATGGAAAGCTGCTGAGAAGTAATGTGATTccatttaggattttatttttacttatttatttgagacgaagtttccctgttgttgcataggctggagtgcaatggcatgatctcggctcactgcaacctctgcctcccaggtttaagcgattctcctgcttcagcttcccgagtagctggaattacaggtatgtgccaccacacccagctaattttgtatttttagtagagacggggtttctctgtgttggtcaggctggtctcaaactcccaacgtcaggtgatctgcctgcctcagcctcccaaagtgctgagattacaggtgtgagtctggCCCAATTTAGGATTTTAAAAGATCACCCTGGTTTCTGTGAGTTTTTTTCGGAGCAAAAATAGTATTAGGAAGATCAATTTGGAGGCTGCTGTAGGAATTCAGGTAAGAGAGTCTGCTTGTTTGGGACTGAAAAGTGGCAGGAAAGATGGACAGTGTGACAAGACAGGTTCAAGAGGAATCTGGGAGTTAAAATTAATGGGGCTTGGTGATGATCTCAATTTTGGAGTGAGAAAGAACAGATGTGTGGAGCACATTCAAAAAGCGACTCTCTAGTTGTGAggtagaaacaaaagaaaactatggaAAGGGTTACCTCCACTCTCAGCAATAGCATTGAAATATTACCTGCTTCTGGCTGGGGGAGGACGGGCAGGAagacagggaggagagaggggactGGTGGGGCCACAAAGCAAATCACACATTACACTTTCAGAGTTCACATTCTACCATAGCTGAACAACATGAAAATCAAAGTGATacgtggccaggcatggtggctcttgcctgtaatcccagcactttgggaggctgaggcaggtggatcacctcaggtcaggagttcaagacccacctggtcaacacaatgaaatcccatctctactaaacatacaaaattagccaggcatggtggtatgtgcctgtaatcccagctactagggaggctgaggcaggagaatcgcttgaacctgggaggcggaggttacagtgaactaagatcatgccactgcactccagtctgggcaacagagcaagactttgtctcaaaaaagaaaaaaaaaaaaaaaaagagctcacatcTTATGATAGCTGAACATGAATAACAAAGTGATAGgtagctgggagcagtggctcatgcctgtaatcccagcactttgggaggctgaggtgggtggattacctgaggtcaggagttcaagaccaggtgtgatctcgactcactgcagcctccacctcctgggttcaagacattctcctgcctcagccacccgagtagctgggattacaggcataggccaccacacctaggtaatttttgtatttttagtagagacaggatttcaccatattggtcagggtggtctcgaatgaactcctgacctcagggatccaactgccttagcctcccagggtgttgggattacaggcaagcgccactgcacctggcctgaatctgcatttctaacaagttcctagaTGATGCTGATGCTACCGTTCTGGCCTctcagtttgagaaccactgcactggattaactaaaaaaaaatttctggtcCATTATCCAATGATGCTTTCAGAAACAGACATAGGGTTATCAGCTGAGTGCTATCCTCCATGAGCCACAACACTCAGATGCATTCCCTATAAtggaagagaatgaaagaaaaaatcttcGACCCACCACTTTGCTCTCTAAACAGTGATAGCCACCCCAGTCCCTCCTTAACCCCTTGCACCTGCACTTACTCAGCCACTCCCATTCCCCCAGGATCAAGGACGCCAGCACAGGATCTTGCAAAGCTCCCTAGAACTTAGATGACACACTCTACCATTTCCAAATTCAGACTGGTTTAATGGAGATCATATGGGTTCTCCGGTCCTGTAGTGGCTCACAGGCACTGCCACAATCCCAGAGCTGGTCTGTTGTTGCAGAGGAGGACTGCAGGCTGGAAATCTAGTGACTTGCAGCCAAGTCTGGCTCTTCTGTCAACTATGTGGCCCATGATGAGTCATGTCATTTAGCATTTTTAAACCTTAATTtttcaacagttaaaaaaaaaaagtctctcaccATGAGAGAAATGGAATACCTGAAGAAATATTAGCcaaaattttcttagaaaaaagacTTTAGCAACAGAACTGTAACATTAAACTTTAGAGACCTTACATTTATCGTTTACCAACAAAGTGCTTGTGTGTGCACAGTTTTAGATCCTCACGACAACCTTGTGAGGTAGGTAAGGTAGTGACTCGAGGTTGAGAGAAGAAGTCTGGCCAAATGAAGTCTCAGGGCCAGGACTCAAATGCTTTACCTTCTCAGTGAAATCAGTGTTCTTTCCAACACACTGCCTTCCCTCAATTTATTTCACTTGAATGTAGGAATGTACTAGTACATAAACTGTATGGCCTTAAAAGGATCACAGAATTATATTAACCTAAAACTAAATGGCCAATGACCCAGGAAATTAGGAAACAAGAATTGTTggctaggggtggtggctcacggctgtaatcccagtactttggaaggctgaggtgagcagattatgaggtcaggagattgagaccatcctgccaacatggcaaaaccctgtctctactaaaaatacaaaaaattagctgggtatggtggcgcctgcctgtaatcacagctactcgggaagctgaggcaggagattcacttgaaccagggagtcagaagttgcagtgagccaagataacgccactgcactccagcctggcaacagagggagagtccatgtaaaaaacaaaacaaaaaaaaaaaaaaaagaaaaaagaaaataagctaaaTAAAATTTAGCTTCCTTCAGCTAAATGCCAGGGAGGATCCCTGCAATGTAATTTGACATTCTCAGCAATTTTGCTTCCACAATTCTACAGTCCTCTACCAGGTCCCTCTGGATTGTTCATCGTAGGGTATTTTCTGTGTCAGATGACAGCAAACGTCCTGTGAAAGTACCTCATACACTGCTGTTCAAAGAGCCGCTGTAATTCTTTCAGCCTCCTAGTCACAAGACTGCAGACATGCTCTACAATAGTTCTGCCTTGTCATGGCAGTGAGACATCTGGTGACTAATGCCTGTACAGCACTGAACTGGGACTGcattaacattttattcaattcGTGTTTTCCAACCCTAAACCTTCTAGTTCCAAtctaatttctttaagttctgagCTTAGGGTATGGGAACTATACTAATAAATTCCTAATTGAGTATTAAGACTGATAAAAGCCTCCAGTCTTGTATTGAGTGTCTTTTAAGGGCCAGGCACTGCATTAAAGGCTTTATCTAAGACCTTAAATATTAGTCATGAATAATGATGTGACCatttatttactgagcatctatgtTGTGCCAGGCGCTGTACTAGGTGGTTTACATGTGAGCGTCAGGCCACATTGCTCTCTCTTCTCATTTAGTAATGAGgcataaagtttttttgttgttgagatggagtcttgctctgttgcccaggctggagtgcaatggtgcagtcctgggctcactgaaacctacaactcccgggttcaagcgattctcctgcttcagcctcccgagtagctgggactacaggcatgggccaccacatctggctaatttttgtatttttagtagagatggggttttgccatgttgaccaggctgatctcaaactcctcacctcaagtgatctacctgccttgacctcccaaaagtgctgggattataggcatgagccaccatgcctggctggcattAACTATTAAATTCACATTTCATTAAGAGTCAGGAATGCATGTTGTATTTGGACCGCTACTTGGACTCTAAGTTTATCCTCTCTGTTAtaacatagaaaagaaagagggagaataGATCAGGGCCCAAAGTGAGTGACTGATGACCAGGTTTTCTCTATGTGGGGTGCTCAAAGACAGAAGCAGTGAAAATTTGCAAGGGAGCAGCAGAACCACTGAAGACTATTTCCTAAATCAAATGGGTGTTTTGATGGCATAAAAGATGCGCTTTCTGACGGAAGCTCTTGTCACATTTACTACAGTGGAAAGGTTTTTCTCCTGTGTGCGTTCTCTGGTGTGTGAGGAAATGCGAACGCTGATTGAAGGTCTTGCCACACTCAGGACATGGGTAGGGCCTGTCTCCTAAGTGAATTCGCTGATGGGTGATAAAGTGGGAGCTCTGATTGAAGCTCTTCCCACACTCTCCACATTTGTAGGGTCTTTCTCCTGTGTGGATTCGTTGATGCTTAATGAGGGCAGAGCTATCAGCAAATCCTTTTCCACAGTTTTCGCACTTAAAAGGTCTCTCACCTGTGTGTGTCCTCTGATGCGTGACCAAATGTGAGCTCTGACTGAAGCTTTTGTGGCAGTTGGGACAACTGAAAGGCCTTTCTCCTGAATGAGTACTCATGTGAGCTACAAAATGAGAACTATCTCTGAAGCCCTTCCTGCACTCCGGGCATTGGAAGGGCCGTTCTCCCGTGTGGGTTCGTTGGTGCTTAATCAAATCTGAGCTCTGGCTAAAACTCTCCCCACAGTCATTACAGCTGTAAGGCTTCACGCCTGTGTGGGTCCTCTGGTGGGTGATAAAATTTGAGCTTCGACTGAAGCTTTTGTGACATTCCAGGCATGTGTAGGGCTTCTCGCCTGTGTGGGTTCGTTGGTGCATTACGAGATGTGGCCTCCGCCCAAAAGTCTTCCCACACTCTGCGCACTCGTAGGGTCTCTCCCCTGTGTGGGTTCTCTGATGTTTGATGAGTGTTGAGCTGTCGCTGAACTTTTTCTCACACCCGTTGCATTGGTAAGGCTTCTCTCCTGTATGTGTTCTGCGATGGGTGACAAGGTCTGAGCTCTGTTTGAAGCCTTTCCCACACTCTATGCATGTATAGGGCCTCTCGCCAGTATGGGTTCTTAGGTGTCTTATGAGATAGGAACTCTGGTTAAAGCTTTTCCCGCATTCTCCACACATGGGCTTCTGTCCTACATATCCATCGAGGAGCTTGTTTAAATCCCTCTCCTGTGGAAAGGGCTCCAACTGGCCCTCTCCTGGAAGGGTTCCATGTTGCTCTTCTAATTCTAGGCCTCTCTCCCAGTTTCCTCCCCAACCAAGACTATGAGAGATCTTTATTGGTCCTTTCTGAGGATGTTCCATACTGTTCTGCTGTTTCAGAAATGTCCTGATTGAGCTTTGCCACCTGATGCTCACAGTCTGAAAAATTAATGTAAGTAACAGAGAATGAAGTTATCAGTTATCAGGAAGGAATATCAGAAAGCAGTGAGAAAGACTAAAATTGCTGTTTCTGCAGCAGACTGCACTTAATTCAACCGCTCTGCTTTTTGCTTTGTGAAAAGTTTATTGAAGTTCATTGAGCTTTCAGAACACGTGAATtcctaaactttttaaattttaagatggCCAGATGAATCTTGATATCCTTCAAGAAGAGACCACATATTGTCAATATTGGGCACTTTCTTTCGAAGATATTTTaggtttaggccaggtgtggtggctcacgcctgtaattccagcactttggaaggct
Encoded proteins:
- the ZNF774 gene encoding LOW QUALITY PROTEIN: zinc finger protein 774 (The sequence of the model RefSeq protein was modified relative to this genomic sequence to represent the inferred CDS: inserted 3 bases in 2 codons), with translation MTWLGTSGKSGLPGHCLENPLQGCHPAXEEWALKGISRPSVVSQLEQKEEAWVLPLQNSEARRILRESHTDCEHQVAKLNQDISETAEQYGTSSERTNKDXSHSLGWGGNWERGLELEEQHGTLPGEGQLEPFPQERDLNKLLDGYVGQKPMCGECGKSFNQSSYLIRHLRTHTGERPYTCIECGKGFKQSSDLVTHRRTHTGEKPYQCNGCEKKFSDSSTLIKHQRTHTGERPYECAECGKTFGRRPHLVMHQRTHTGEKPYTCLECHKSFSRSSNFITHQRTHTGVKPYSCNDCGESFSQSSDLIKHQRTHTGERPFQCPECRKGFRDSSHFVAHMSTHSGERPFSCPNCHKSFSQSSHLVTHQRTHTGERPFKCENCGKGFADSSALIKHQRIHTGERPYKCGECGKSFNQSSHFITHQRIHLGDRPYPCPECGKTFNQRSHFLTHQRTHTGEKPFHCSKCDKSFRQKAHLLCHQNTHLI